The genomic DNA GCCGGATGAGCGCCGCCGCCAGCGTAGCCTGGCCCATCTTGTACTTCACCGCCCCTTTGTTGTCGAGCCGCATAATCTGGCGGCTGTTGGCCGCGCCCGACAAGGCCGCGCCCGGCACATCGCCCACGCGCTCGGCCTTGCCCGCCGGCGCGTTGCCTTCGCGGCTACGGGTAGTTTCGCACGAGGTCAGCAACAGTAAGCCGCTGAGCACCCCCAATAGCAACAACCCAAACAGACGAGACAAAGCACTCATTACACTACGTATACTGTTGTGAATTTTGCTTGCGGCTTACAGCTAAAGCCGCAATACGACGGACAAACGCCGCCCGCTCCATCTATCGTGCCTAATCTGTTCAGTTTAGCGCGGCTTGTAATATTTCATTGCCTCGGGCAGCAGGCTCTTGATGTCGGCAATGCGGGTGGCGTCGGCGGGGTGGTCCGACAGAAATTCGGGCGTGCCGCCGCTCTGGCTCTGAGCGGCCATGCGCTCCCAGAACGGCACGGCCCCCTCCGGGTTGTAGCCGGCAATGGCCATAAAAATCAGACCCAGGTGGTCGGCCTCGCTTTCCTGGCGGCGGCTAAAGGCGAGCATGCCTACCTGGCTGGCACCACCTACGGCGGTCAGAAACAGGTTTTTGGTAGTAGTTGGGTTTTGTGAGAGCGCCGTTTGCAGGGCTACGCCCCCCACCTGGGCCGCCAGCTGGTCGCTCATGCGCTCGGCACCGTGCTTGGCCACGGCGTGCGAAATTTCGTGGCCCATCACCACGGCCAGGCCATTCTCATTCTGCGTAATGGGCAGGATGCCCGAGTACACGGCCACTTTGCCGCCGGGCATGCACCAGGCATTCACCGTTTTAGGGTCGTCGATGAGGTTAAATTCCCACCTGTAGCCTTCGAGCTGCGCCGACTGTCCCTGCTGTTTGAAATATTGCTCCACGGCGGCGGAAATGCGCTCACCCACGCGCCGCACCATCGCTACTTCGGCGGCATTGGTCGAGAGCTTGGAGGTGGTGAGGGTTTGCTTGTACTGGGTGATAGCCAGCGTGTTCATCTCGCTGTCCGACACCAAGCTGAGCTGGCGACGGCCCGTAATCGGCACGGTGGTGCAGCCGGCGGCGAGCAGAAAAGTGGAGGCAAGGAGGAATTTCTTAAGCATGAAAAAACAGGTAAGGGTATGCAAACGGAAAGAGCGAAGCTGCCCGCTCAAACGTTGGTTCGGGACCATTTTGGCCGCCAGATACTAGCAGCTATACGCAACCGGGCGGGGGAAATGTTTACTTTGTGGTGGCAAGCCCCGCCACCAGGCCCGCGCCGCGCCGCCCTACCCCCCGCTTTTTTCGCTATTCCCGTCCATGAAAATTATCTGCATCGGCCGCAACTATGCCGACCACATTGCCGAGCTGCACAACGAAACGCCCGCCGCTCCCGTCATTTTCCTTAAGCCCGAAACCGCGCTGGTGCAGCGCGGCCAGCCGTTTTTCGTGCCCGCTTTTTCGAAAGACGTGCATTACGAGCTGGAATTGGTGCTGCGCGTGTGCAAAAACGGCCGCCACATTGAGGAGAAATTTGCCTTCACCTACTTCGACGCCATTGGCCTGGGCATCGACTTCACGGCCCGCGACCTGCAAAGCGAGCTGAAGAAAAAAGGCCTGCCCTGGGAGCTGGCCAAGGCCTTCGATGGCTCGGCACCCATCTCACCCACCTTCCGGCCGGTGGCCGAGTTCGCCAATTTGGCCAACATCAACTTCACGCTCGAAGTGAACGGCGAGGTGCGCCAGCAGGGTAATTCGGGGCTGATGCTGCACCCGTTTGCCAAGATTATTGCCTTCGTGTCACAATACATCACGCTCAAGCAGGGCGATTTGATTTTTACGGGCACGCCCGCCGGGGTTGGCCAGGTGCAGCCCGGCGACGAGCTGGCGGGCTACCTCGAAGGCGAAAAAATCCTGGAAGTGCCCGTGCGGTAGCGCGCGTAGGGTAAGCTCTAGCTTGCCGTATCATGCTCGATTCTATTAGTATAAACAGCCGACCTGCGTTCCCAGCAACGGCAAGCTAAAGCTCACCCTACCCGTTATTTTGTTGACTATCAATTTAGTGCGCTGGCTGTCGCTGCCGGCGCTCGGCGGCTTATTATTGCTGGCAACCAGTGGCCGCGGCCAGGACGACACCACCACGCGCCGCGTGAGCGGGCCGATAAAGGCGGCCGCGCCGGCGGGCAAAGTGGACGTGCCGCCCGGTTATTTTCTATTTCCGATTGCGCCGGGGCAGCCGGGCTTTTTGGCGGCCAGCATGGGCGAGCTGCGGCCCAACCACTTTCACGGCGGCCTCGACATCAAGACGGGCGGCGGCGTGAACAAGCCCGTGTTCGCGGCGGCCGATGGCTACGTCTCGCGCCTCAAGCAGTCGGCCTTTGGCTACGGCAACGTGCTGTATATCACCCACCCCAATGGCCTGACAACCGTGTACGGCCACCTCAATAAATTTGGGGGGGCCGTGGGGGCCGAGCTGCTGCGCCAGCAATACGCCAAGCAGACCTACGAGCTGGAGCTGTTCTTTGACAAAGGCCGGTTTCCGGTGCGGCGCGGCGAGGAAGTGGCGCTGTCGGGCAATACCGGCGGCTCGGCCGGCCCGCACGTGCATTGGGAAGTGCGCGACGCCCAGGACCGCCAGCTAAACCCGTTGCAGTGGGGCGGTTTCCCCGAAATTCAGGACCACACCGGCCCTACCCTCCAGGCGCTGGCCGTGGAGCCGCTGGCCATTGGCGCGCGGGTGCGCGGGCGCTTCGAGCGGGCGCTGCTGGTGCCCAAATTGCAGCCGGTATCGGGCGCGGCCACCGTGTGGCCCGATACGATTTCGTGCGTTGGGCCGGTCGGGCTGCTGTTGCAGGGCTTCGACAGGTTTGACGGGGCCTGGAACAAGAACGGCATCCAGCGCGTGACGGTGCGCGTGAACGGCCAGCCGCATTTTCAGTATGTGATTGACGCGGTGCCGTTTCCGAATGGCACGCGGCAGGTCAACAACTTCGTGGACTTCGCCTACGCCCGCACCGCCGGCCGCACCCTGCAAAAGCTGTGGGTGGACGAGGGCAACGACCTGCCCTTCTACACCCCGCCCGGCCTGGGCCAGGGCAAGCTCGACGTGGAGGCCAGCAAAGTCTATAGCATTGATTTTGAGCTGGCTGACGCGTATAATAATAAAGCCACGGCGCGCCTGGTGCTGCGCGGCGAGCCGCCCGCCGACTACGTTCGGCTGCCGGGCGCGGCCCCTACCCCCGGCGCCCGGCCCAGGCTCAGCTACGACATCACCCGCAACCTGCTGCGCGCCACCGCCCTGAACGCGCCCCTCGACACGGCCGGCCGGCCGACGCGGCTGCTGCTGCGGCGCGGCGGCCGGCAGCTGGCGCTGCGGCCCAGCTACTCGGTGGGCGCGGCCACTACCTACCTCTACGACCTGCGCGCCGGCCTGCCCGATTCGCTGCTGCTGGGCAGCGCGCACCTGCTTTTCGACCGCCAGGTGATGATTCCGGCGGACCAGGAAACGAGCTACGCTACACCCTACGCGAACCTAGTTTTCGGCTCGCAAACGCTGTTTTCGCCGCTCTATCTCAACACCCAGCACCGGGCCGACGCCGGGCCGGCCGCCCCCGAAAGCTGGATTATCGGCTCGGCGCTGGTGCCGCTCTACCTACCCCTGCGCCTCACGCTGAAGCCCACTACCCCCCCCGCCGACCGCCGCCGCACCGCCATCTACAGCGTGTCGGCGGGAGGCGGCCGGGCCTACGTGGGCGGCCTCTGGAACGCCGACAGCAGCCAGCTTTCGGCCAATGTGAAGCAGTTTGGCCAATTTCGGCTCTACGCTGACCACAAAGCGCCCACCGCCCAGCTGCTGGGCCGGCCGGGCGGGCAGCTGCTGTTTCGGGTGGGCGATGACATGTCGGGCCTGGCCTCGTATAAGTTGCTGATTGGCGGGCGCTTCCGGCTGCTGCGCTACGAGTACAAGAACGCGACCCTCTTCACCGTGGCCGGCGACACGCTGGGGCCGCTGCTGCACGGCGCTGCCGAGCTGCGCCTCACGGACCAGGTTGGCAATGAGCGGGTTATTCCGCTGAAACTTTGATTGGTTATGCTAAAAAACGTCCTTCCTCGGCAAGCTCGGAATGACGTGCTTTTTTGTAGCCTGCCCCCTCCCATTTGTCAGTAGTCACGCGTCATTAGTCATTAAAACCCATGCTTCCCGAACGCGGCACCGCCGCCCCCGACTTCACTGCGCCCGACCAGCACGGCAACCCCTTCACGCTGAGCAGCCTGCGCGGGCAGCGCGTGGCGCTTTACTTCTACCCCAAAGACGACACGCCCGGCTGCACCGCCCAGGCCTGCAACCTGCGCGACAACGAGGGCCAGCTCGCCGCCCAGGGCATTAAAGTAGTCGGCGTGAGCACCGACGACGCGGCCTCGCACGGCAAATTTGCGGCGAAATACGACTTGAATTTTCCCCTCATCGCCGATGCTGATAAGGCCATCGTGAATACCTACGGTGTGTGGCAGGAGAAGAAAAACTACGGCAAAACCTATTGGGGCACCGTGCGCACCACGTTTTTAATTGATGCTAACGGCTTGATTGAGAAGGTTATCAAGCGGCCTGATACCAAGGAGCACGCGACGCAGGTGATGGGGAGTTAAGAGTTGAGAGTTAAGAGTTAAAAGCACGTCATTCCTCGGCAAGCTCGGAATGACGTGCTTTTAACTCTTAACTCCCCTCCCTACCCCCCATTCACCAGCAAAATCTTGCCGATGTGCGCGCTGCTGGCCATCAGCTGCTGGGCCTGGGCGGCCTCGGCCAGCGGGAAGGTTTGGTAGATGACCGGCCGGAGCTGGCCGCTGGCGGCCAGCGGCCACACGTGCTTTTCGACTGCGGCGGCCAGGGCGGCTTTGAACTCGGCTGAGCGCGGGCGCAGCGTGCTGCCGCTGAGGCGCAGGCGCTTGGTCATGATGTCGAGCAGATTAAGCTCGACTTTCGGGCCATTCATGGCGTTGATATATTGCAGGCGGCCATCGGGGGCGAGCAGGCGCAGGTTTTTGGCGGTGTAGTCGCCACCCACCATATCGAGGATGACGTTGATTTTTTCGCCTTGAAAGGCTTGCTCAAAGTCTTCTTCTTTGTAGTTGACGCAGCGGGCGGTGCCGAATTTCTCGCAGTCGCGGCACTTGTCGGCCGAGCCAGCGGTGGCCAGCACTTTACTGCCCAACGCCACCGCTAGCTGAATGAGCGTGAGGCCGATACCGCTGCTACCGCCGTGCACCAGCACCGTTTCGCCGGGCTGGAGAGCGGCCATCTGGAAGACGTTGGACCACACGGTGAAGGTGGTTTCGGGCAGGCTGGCGGCCTCTTCCACCGACCAGCCGGCGGGCACGGGCAGGCAGTGCCGGGCGTCGATGGCGGCGTATTCGGCGTAGGCCCCGTCGGTGAGCAGGGCGCACACCTGGTCGCCTACCCCCCAGCGCGGGGCCGACGCGCCGACCTCGACCACTTCGCCGGCCACTTCGAGGCCGGGCACCACGCCAGCCACCGGCGCGCCGCCGTACTTGCCCTCGCGCAGGCCCAGGTCGGCGCGGTTGAGGCCGGCGGCGCGCACGCGCACCAGCACTTCGTGGGCGGCCGGCACAGGGCGCGGGCGCTCTTGCAGCTGCAATACTTCGGGGCCGCCGGGGCGGGTAATGACGATGGCTTTCATACGGGCGTGGTGTTTGGTGGGGGTGATTGCGGCTACCGTTACTGCTGTTACGCAGTCAGCGTCGCCCTTCGCGTCAACCTCACCCCCTAGCCCCCTCTCCTGCGGAGAGGGGGAACTAGCTTCTAGTTTTAGCTCTAATAAATTAATTTTTAGAATATTACAGCTAGAGCTAGTTCCCCCTCTCCGCAGGAGAGGGGGCTAGGGGGTGAGGTTGACGCGAAGGGCCGCGAAGGGCGACGTTGACTGCGTACTATCAGTAATATACTACCAGTACGCAGCGGGGGGTAGGGCGGCCTTGGCGGCGCTTGTCCGAAGGCCCCGCGTGGTAACAGCGCTGGTTTTTTTAGCGATTTGAATTTGTGCAAAAAGCGGCGCGGCGGCATCAGGTAGCTAATCCCTACCCCGCCGCTTATGTACCAACTCGTATTCACCCTGATTTTGTGCTGGCTGGCGCTGCCCGTGCTGGCCCAGCAGCAGCTCGCCAAGGCGCGCCAAAGCAGCTACTTCACCAAAGTTTTTCGGCTGACTACGGCCCAGGCGCAGCGCTTGTACGAGCGCGGGCTGCGGGCGGCGCGGCCCGATTTTTTTACGGTGCCGGTCGATTCGTTTCCGACCGATAAGCCGGCCTGGCCGCGCCTGCCGCTGGGCTACTACCTGGTGGCCCACACGGAGGGCCTTGAACTGGTGTACTGGCTGCGCGCCGAAACCTCGCGCACGCTGGAAGTCATTGACAACCAGCGCGACCTGACGCTGGTGGTGCGCGACTCGCTGGGGCAGCTGCTGGCCGGGGCGCGGGTGGCGGTGGGCGGCCAGCCCCTGGCCTACGACCCCGCCACCCGCACCTACCGCCGCGCCCGCGCCAGCCGGGCCGGCATCGTGGCCGTGACGGCCGGCGGGCGCACCACCTTTCACCCCTTGGCCCAAACCTACCGCCGGGCGGGCGGCAATTGGCGGGCGGGCGGCCGCCGCGTGCTTTTCGGCCGGCCGCTGGGCTACCTCACGGGGCCGGTGTGGCGCACGGCCCGCGACCTTCGGCACGCCTCCTCCACCACTACCGGGCTGGTAGGCCTGCTGCGCTCGCCCTTTAGCGAGGACGTGCGCGACGAGCGGCAGAATCGCCGCGAGCAGCGCGACCAGCGCGCGGAGCAAGCCCGGCGGCGCTGGCTGAGCTACTTGCTGGTAAGTCAGCCGCGCTACCGACCCGCCCACGATACCCTGCGCCTGAAGGCGCGGGTGCTGCGGCGCGGCAGCGGCCGACCCAGTACCAAGCCCCTGACGCTGTGGCTGAGCGGCGGCGGCCTGGGCAAGCGCAAGCGCCTGGCCACCCTGCGCCCGGTGCGCCCCGGCTCCTACGAATATTCCCTACCCCTCACCGACACGCTGGGCCTGCGCGTGGGCACCACCGCCAGCCTGACGCTGGAAGACGCCCACGAGCAGACCGTGGCCGAAGGCGACTTTCGGTTTGAAGATTATGAGCTGACTAACAATCAGTTCACGCTGCGGATGCTGGAGAAGGAGCCCCGGCGCGGGCAGCCGCAGGCGGCCTTTATGCGGGGCAGCGATGCCAGCGAATTGAACCTGCTCGATGCTCGGGTGCGGCTGGCGGTGGTGCCCACCAGCGGGCCGCGCCGGGTGCTGGGCCGGCGGCTGTTTGTGCCCGATACCCTGTGGGCGCACACCCAGGCGCTCGACCCGGTGGGCGAAACCCGCGTGGATTTGCCGGCCGGCATTTTTCCGCGCGCCGATTTCAGCTACGAGGTGCGGGCCGAATTTTGGACCACCGACAACGAGCGGCACGTGAAGACCGTGGGCCTACCCTACCAACTTGACCCCGGCCGCCTGCACCTGACGGTGCGCAGCGACTCAGTGCAGATGAGCTACGACTCGCTGGGCGTCAGCCGGCCGCACCGCGCCAAGCTGGACGTTGCCAGGGCGAACAGCGCGCCCGGCGACAGCGCGTATTTCCGGCGCAGCCTCGTGCGCCTACCCCTCGCGTTAGCCCTGAACCCGCGGGCGGCCAGCTACCTGGTGCACGACAGCGCCGGCCGCAGCACCCGCCACGACCTGAGCACCGCCAACGCCGACCTCACGCTCGGCTCGGCCCGCACCGCCGACTCGCTGCGGGTGGCCGTGGCTAACCCGCACCGCCTGCCGTTCTGGTACTACGTGTACCGGGGCAATGAGCTGCGCGACCGGGGCTACGCTACTGATTATCAATTAGCTATTAAGGAAAATAATGAGACTACCTGGCACGTGTCGCTGCACTACGTCTGGGGCGGGCAGCTGCGCGACGCGGAGTATTCGGTGGGGCCGGTGCCGCGCCAGCTGCGCATTGCCACCGAGCAGCCGGCCGTAGCCTACCCCGGCCAGCGCCTGCGCCTGGGCTTTCGGGTCACGGATGAGCGCGGCCGGCCCGTGCCCGACGCCGACCTCACGGCCTACGCGTACACCAGCAAGTTTGAGCGCGGCGGCCTGCCCGAGCTGCCCGTGACGGCGCCGCCGGTGGTGGGCCGGCTGGCGCGCCAGCGCTTCGCCCTTACCCCCGGTTTCAGCCACTACGCCACCCAGCGGCAGCGGCTGGCCTGGCAGCAGTGGCGGCATCAATTAGGATTAGATTCGCTGCAATTCTATCACTTTTTATACCCGGCGGGCGGCGCGTTTTATGCGTACCAGCCGGCGCCGGGCGGGCTCACGCAGGTGGCGGCGTTCGTGGTCGATTCGGGCCGGGTGCAGGCCCCGATTGCGGTGTATGTGGACGGCCAGCCGGCTTATATTCACGACGTTAACCAGGGCCAGCCCTACGTGGCGGTGGCCGATAGCGGCCACCACACGCTCAGCATTCGCACCGCGAACCGGCTCATTACCCTGCGCGACGTGTACCTACGGGCGCAGCACAAGCTCACCCTGAGCCTCGACCCCAACCAGCCCTGCGCCGAGCTGACCGTCGAAAAGCGCCTCCCTACCCTGCTGCCCGCCGAGCTGCTGGCCCTGCGCCGCACGCTGGTGCCCGTGGTGGGCCGGGGGCCGGCGACGCTGCGCCAGGGCAACGTGCTGCGCCCGGTGGCCCCCAGCTATTATGCGGGAGGCCTGGCCCTGGCGGGGCCTTTTCAGCCCGATTCGGTGCTGCTGCGGCCCCTGCGCGACGAGCAGGGCGAGGGCGGCCGGCGCAAGTTTTTATTCGAGCCGCTGTACAGCTACCAGCTCAGCCCCGGCTTGGTCAAAATGACGTGCCTCGACCCCGAGCGCCTGGGCCGCCTCAACGGGGCGGGCCTGCCGGCGCGGCTGCCGCTCGGCGATTTTGCCTACACCGAAGCCGCGCTGCGGCCCTGGCTATACGAGCACGAGGACCCGGCGCAGCCGGCGGCTAAGGGTCGGAAAATCAAGCCCAACCGCCGCGCCGTTCCCTACCCCCTCCGCTACCGCGAAGCTCCCAAGCTGACCTTTCCCAGCCAGACGCTGGCCAGCCAGGGCCGCCTGGAATTGCTGCTGCCCGACAGCCTGGCCCGGCCGCTCTACACGCTGCTCACCCGGCCCGACCAGCCCAAGTTTCGGCGCTTGCAGCCCGCCTACCCCCTGCTGCACGGCCTGCCGCCCGGCCGCTACCGCGTGGCGGTGCTGCTGGCCGATAGCAGCTGCCTGGCTCCCTCCGAAACGGTGCTGGTGCAAGCTAACGGCCAGACTTACTACCACTTGCGGGCTGCTGACCGCCAGCCGGCCGGGCCGCTCAGCCACCGCATCAACCAGTGGCTGTGGCGCGCGTCGCCGCTGGTGCGGGTGCCGGTGGTGGCCCCGCCGCGCCGCGAAATCAGGGTGGAGCAGCCGGGCGGGCGGCGGGCCA from Hymenobacter psoromatis includes the following:
- a CDS encoding peptidase M48, which produces MLKKFLLASTFLLAAGCTTVPITGRRQLSLVSDSEMNTLAITQYKQTLTTSKLSTNAAEVAMVRRVGERISAAVEQYFKQQGQSAQLEGYRWEFNLIDDPKTVNAWCMPGGKVAVYSGILPITQNENGLAVVMGHEISHAVAKHGAERMSDQLAAQVGGVALQTALSQNPTTTKNLFLTAVGGASQVGMLAFSRRQESEADHLGLIFMAIAGYNPEGAVPFWERMAAQSQSGGTPEFLSDHPADATRIADIKSLLPEAMKYYKPR
- a CDS encoding zinc-binding dehydrogenase, giving the protein MKAIVITRPGGPEVLQLQERPRPVPAAHEVLVRVRAAGLNRADLGLREGKYGGAPVAGVVPGLEVAGEVVEVGASAPRWGVGDQVCALLTDGAYAEYAAIDARHCLPVPAGWSVEEAASLPETTFTVWSNVFQMAALQPGETVLVHGGSSGIGLTLIQLAVALGSKVLATAGSADKCRDCEKFGTARCVNYKEEDFEQAFQGEKINVILDMVGGDYTAKNLRLLAPDGRLQYINAMNGPKVELNLLDIMTKRLRLSGSTLRPRSAEFKAALAAAVEKHVWPLAASGQLRPVIYQTFPLAEAAQAQQLMASSAHIGKILLVNGG
- a CDS encoding 2-hydroxyhepta-2,4-diene-1,7-dioate isomerase; the encoded protein is MKIICIGRNYADHIAELHNETPAAPVIFLKPETALVQRGQPFFVPAFSKDVHYELELVLRVCKNGRHIEEKFAFTYFDAIGLGIDFTARDLQSELKKKGLPWELAKAFDGSAPISPTFRPVAEFANLANINFTLEVNGEVRQQGNSGLMLHPFAKIIAFVSQYITLKQGDLIFTGTPAGVGQVQPGDELAGYLEGEKILEVPVR
- a CDS encoding peroxiredoxin, giving the protein MLPERGTAAPDFTAPDQHGNPFTLSSLRGQRVALYFYPKDDTPGCTAQACNLRDNEGQLAAQGIKVVGVSTDDAASHGKFAAKYDLNFPLIADADKAIVNTYGVWQEKKNYGKTYWGTVRTTFLIDANGLIEKVIKRPDTKEHATQVMGS